From the genome of Haloterrigena sp. KLK7, one region includes:
- a CDS encoding NCS2 family permease, whose amino-acid sequence MGALAAFFGFDEHDTDLETELIAGITTFLAMSYIIVVNPAILSQAIQIEGYEQPEIFQMIAVATILSSVVAMLVMAFWANRPFGLAPGMGLNAFFAYTVVLGLGVPWQVALAAVFVEGIVFILLTAVGARRYIIELFPEPVKFAVGAGIGVYLLFLGLQEMQIVVDDPETLVSMGNVATSAVAALSVAGLALMLVLHARGLRGAIVIGIVATAIAGWVLTLAGVVDSGTLVDARTYDQVTGGGIVDLIASVQYDFTPLIAGFVDGLGMITDDPLVFVLVVFTFFFVDFFDTAGTLIGVSQIGGFLDENGDLPEIEKPLMADAVGTTVGAMIGTSTVTTYIESSTGVEEGGRTGFTALVVGALFFLSLLIVPLMSAIPQYATYLALVVVGIIMLRGVTDIDWQDPAWAIAAGLTITVMPLTASISNGLAAGIMSYPLVKASTGEADDVSLGQWTLAAAFVLYFATYFAVDAGMFSF is encoded by the coding sequence ATGGGGGCACTCGCAGCGTTCTTCGGTTTCGACGAGCACGATACCGACCTCGAGACGGAACTGATCGCGGGAATCACGACGTTTCTGGCGATGTCGTACATCATCGTCGTCAATCCGGCCATCCTGAGCCAGGCGATCCAGATCGAGGGCTACGAGCAGCCCGAGATCTTCCAGATGATCGCCGTCGCGACGATCCTCTCGTCGGTCGTCGCCATGCTCGTGATGGCCTTCTGGGCGAATCGGCCGTTCGGTCTCGCGCCCGGGATGGGGCTGAACGCCTTCTTCGCGTACACCGTCGTGCTGGGGCTGGGCGTCCCGTGGCAGGTCGCGCTCGCGGCGGTCTTCGTCGAGGGGATCGTCTTCATCCTGCTGACCGCGGTCGGCGCTCGCCGGTACATCATCGAGCTCTTTCCCGAACCGGTCAAGTTCGCCGTCGGGGCCGGGATCGGCGTCTATCTGCTCTTCCTGGGACTGCAGGAGATGCAGATCGTCGTCGACGACCCTGAGACGCTCGTCTCGATGGGGAACGTCGCGACGAGCGCCGTCGCCGCCCTGTCGGTCGCCGGGCTCGCGCTGATGCTCGTCCTGCACGCTCGCGGCCTTCGGGGCGCGATCGTCATCGGTATCGTCGCGACGGCGATCGCCGGCTGGGTGCTCACGCTCGCCGGCGTGGTCGACTCGGGCACCCTCGTCGACGCCCGCACCTACGATCAGGTCACCGGCGGCGGGATCGTCGACCTGATCGCGAGCGTCCAGTACGACTTCACGCCGCTGATCGCCGGCTTCGTCGACGGGCTGGGGATGATCACCGACGATCCGCTCGTCTTCGTCCTCGTCGTCTTCACGTTCTTCTTCGTCGACTTCTTCGACACCGCGGGGACGCTCATCGGCGTCTCCCAGATCGGCGGCTTCCTCGACGAGAACGGGGACCTCCCCGAGATCGAGAAGCCGCTGATGGCCGACGCGGTCGGCACCACCGTCGGCGCGATGATCGGCACCTCGACCGTGACGACCTACATCGAGTCCTCGACCGGCGTCGAGGAGGGCGGCCGAACCGGCTTCACCGCGCTCGTGGTCGGCGCCCTCTTCTTCCTCTCCCTGCTCATCGTCCCGCTGATGAGCGCGATCCCCCAGTACGCGACCTACCTCGCGCTGGTCGTCGTCGGAATCATCATGCTCCGGGGCGTCACCGACATCGACTGGCAGGACCCGGCCTGGGCGATCGCCGCCGGCCTGACGATCACCGTTATGCCGCTGACCGCGTCGATCTCGAACGGGCTCGCCGCCGGGATCATGAGCTACCCGCTGGTCAAGGCCTCGACGGGCGAGGCCGACGACGTCTCGCTGGGCCAGTGGACGCTCGCCGCCGCGTTCGTCCTCTACTTCGCGACGTACTTCGCGGTCGACGCCGGCATGTTCTCGTTCTGA
- a CDS encoding glutathione S-transferase N-terminal domain-containing protein: protein MADITMYELPGCPYCAKVRSKLDELDLEYDVIEVPRSHDERTEVEKVSGQTGVPVITDEANGVDAMSESDDIVEYLEETYGEGAA from the coding sequence ATGGCTGACATCACGATGTACGAACTGCCCGGCTGTCCGTACTGCGCGAAAGTCCGCTCGAAACTCGACGAGCTTGACCTCGAGTACGACGTGATTGAGGTCCCTCGATCGCACGACGAACGGACCGAAGTCGAGAAGGTCAGCGGCCAGACCGGCGTGCCGGTCATCACCGACGAGGCGAACGGCGTCGATGCCATGTCGGAGAGCGACGATATCGTCGAGTACTTAGAGGAGACGTACGGCGAGGGCGCCGCGTAG